CTGAAAGAATAGATGCTTTGAGAATCATCGCCTACTGCCATGATATTTTTATGATTCGAAGCCAATTGCTCTGCAATTTCTGCCTGTAACACATTTGTATCCTGATATTCATCAATCATAATATAGCGGTAGAAATTTGACAGCTTTTCTCGGATTTCATTATGGTTTTTTAGAAGTTTCAGCAAAAGCACCAATAGGTCATCATAATCTACAAGATTATTCTCTAACTTGTATTGCCTGTATTTTGAAAAGATGAGATTAAATTCATTTGCAAAATCCCTGAAATGGGGACAATTTTTTTCAATTGCCTCTTCTGTAGAAATAGCGCAGTTGACACTCAAAGACAAAACCTCATAGATTGTATTTTTTCGAGGGAAGACCCTACCTTTGTCTGAAATGTCTATTTCACTTCTTATCATACCAATTACGTCTGTGCTGTCAGTCCTATCCAATATAGTGAATTCGGGTGTCAAGCCCACATATTCTGCATAGCGGCGAAGTATCATATTGGCAAAGGAATGAAATGTGCCGCCTGAAACTTTCTCACATCTGTCATCGAGAAGCATCGATGCCCGCCTCAACATTTCCTGCGCCGCTTTTCGTGTAAATGTAAGAAGAAGTATCGATTCAGGATTGACGCCTCTTTGGACAAGTTTTGCCACACGATAAACAAGGGTGCGTGTTTTACCACTGCCTGCCCCTGCTACTACGAGAATAGGTCCATCCAAATGATTAACTGCTTCCAATTGTGCTTCGTTGAGCTCTTTGGAAAAATCTATTCCCTTTGTTTCTCTTTTGAGGGGCTTTTCAATTTCTTTGAGAAGATATTTCTTCATCTTTAAATTTTATTTCTATTTTTAAACGTTTGAATTTTTGAATGCGGATAAATCTTAAAATATAACAAGCGTAAGAAAAATAGAAAAAAGGACTACTACAAGAATGATTAAAAATATTTTCTTGAGTCCTGATTGGTTTCCTGACTCAATGAGGTTTAAATCACTTCCCTTCTTTCTATGTTTTACACGAATCTTATGCTTTTTCTGCTCATATTCTTCTCTTGACATCCATTTGGTGTTACCTGCCTTATCCTTGACAGGGATATAACCTCTTTCTTTGTAGAATGCCTGTTTTTCCTGCTCTATTATTTCAATCCTTCGCAATTCATCTAATTTTTTTTCATCAATCTCATTCTCTTTTTTTTCATGCTCTTCTTTGAATTGCTGAAGCTTCCTCAACGCTTCAAGACGCTCTCGCTCTTGATTTTCAAGCTCTTCTCGAATCTTTTGCCTTATTCGCTTTTCTTCTTCTTCACTTATAGCCATTTTACACCACTCAACTCATAGTGATTTGAGGACTTTATTTCATTTAAATTTTTTCATATTTTAATCTACATTTTTTTTAAATCAAAACAATTTTTTTTGTCACTTTTTGAAAAGAGATTCTGCTCGCCTTCGAGCTTCTTCCTTTTCTTTTGCGCTTGCCTGCATATCTTCTTGGCTTTTAAGATTGAAATATTCACAGTAGTTTCTTCTCTCTCTATCAGAAACCCATTCTGCCTGCGTTTCTGCGCATTTGTTATGCTTCGATTCATCAAAGAAAGTGCAATTTAAACAACAGTGAATGTCATTGCCACAATGAGGGCAAGTATCATTGCGAGAAACTTTACCTGATATTTCAATATCTTTTTTACAAAAATAACATTTCATTTTCATATTTCACTCAATCTCTTTCCTTTAAAAAGTTTTCCAGAAAAAATTGAAAAACTCTGTGGATAATTTGTTAAAAAATAATATTAACATTTAATCAAATAAGATTTTTTATCACATTGCACCATTTTGGTGCACTTTTGAAAATGTCAAAATTTCTGCAAAAATAAAAATCTTCTATTCATCTATCCTTTTTTCGCTCATATGCATTTTTTTCTATAAATGATGCTATTTCTTCGTGAAGCTTAAGTCCATAAAGTTGATTGAGAGTTATTATTCCCGCAGGACAGGTAATATTTATTTCTGTTAAAAAACCACCAATCATATCAATTCCGCCAAAGTAAATGCCTTTCTTTAGGGACTTTTTAGCAATCTCCAGAGACACCTTCATTTCCTTTTCACTAAGCTCAGCAGTGTCGTTCTTGCCGCCGAAATCTGGATCGCTTCTAAAATTTCCTTCTTCAGGTACTCTTCTATAACACCCTAAAATTTTCCCTTCAAGAAATATAATCCTTTTGTCACCTTCTGAATGTATAGCAGGAATGAATTCTTGAGCCATAACATATCTCTTCCCATTATCTGTTGCCTTTTCGAGATATAGGTGAGGCTCTTTTGTTTTTGATGTCAAAGTCATCAAGTTTTTGCTTGCATATAGATCGAGCTGTTTGATTATGGTTTTTTGATGAGAAAGAACGAAATGCTTCAAACGCAAAATATCCCGAGAAACTAATGTGGGAGGGATATATTTAGGATAATCCAAAATATATAGTTTCTCAGATGTGCTCGTCAACGCTTTAGGATCATTGAAAAAAAACACATTTTCTCTTAAGGAAGCAAGCATTTGGTTGAGGAAGATGTAATTTATATCATAGGGCGGCTCGAGCCGAATCAAAATTGCATCTAATGATTTGGCTTCTTCATTCTTAATTTCAGTCTTCTTGAGCTCAAAGTTATTGTCATATTCAGCATAGTTGAGCTTTATCATCAACTTACCATTGGATGAGTAAATATCCTCGGGTTTTATATAAAAGAGTCGGTGTCCTCGAGATTTCAATTCTGTAAATAGAAGGAGAGATGTATCATCGTTGATTTCAAGCCGTTCAACAGAATCTAATATTATGCCAATTCGCAACTTATTTTTTTCGTTCATTTTGAATATTTAAAAGTTCTATTGTTTGAGCCGCTGTTGATAGAATTCCTGCAAACTCATAGACTTTTATCTTTTCGATTGTAACATTAGACTTGCCCGAAACAGAAAAAAAACCTGTCTCTTCCGGACAGAGACTATCGTATGCAAAACTCATTCCTCTGACATTTAAACTTTGTGTCTTGTCTCTTTCTGAATGAAAACGGAAAAATCCGCCAACGGGTTTGTTTCCAATAAAGTAGAAAAGCGGTTCGGCAACCTTTCCGTCAAGCATATCCGTAGTAGGAATCCCCTCCTGAATTATTACACTCGATACAGTTATCTTACTTTTACCAATGGACATCTTATTTTGAGTTGCCCTATTCATAGAAACAAATGATTCCCCTGAGTCGGCTATCATTACAGCCATTCCATATGTGCCTGAATTGTTTTTGATAAAAACAAATGGCTTATCATTAATACCATATTCTTTATATTTTTTTTGGATTTTATTGATTAGACTATCTATTTTTTTTCCCGCTTCTTCGAACCCTATTTTTTTCCTAAAATTTATTTCATCTTGATAGTCATAAAATCCTGATATCAACCATGGGTCAACTGAATATTTTTTCCCAAAGTCTTCTGCCAAATTACAGTAAATTTTGAAGTGCTCACTCTTTCTTCTTCTATACCAGCCCATCTCAGGAGGCGGAATAACAGGTTGAGCAATATTCAGTAACTTTTCCGGCTTCCCTGCTGAAAAATCATTGTTGCTGATTATTAAGTCAGGAATAAAATCATCAACCCTTACCTTTGATGATTCCACTGATAATGGATGCAATTGCAATATTTTGTTGGAAGCCGTTTCCGCTTCTCTATATGTATCTGAAAGTGTTGCGCATAGTGTTTCAAAACCGGCATTTTTTATTATCTGCTTCAGTGTATATGCATTTTCCATATAGAAGGGATTGCGAGTATGCTCTTCCAAAATTAGGAGAATCTTTTTTGCATCTGGATAGTAAGTGGCAATATATTCTTTGAGCGCTTTGGAGGATATTGTCAAGCTGTTTTCACAAAGATTATTAAAACCTGCCGGGAAAGCGTTTGCATCCACTGCAGAGACTTTATATCCGCTATTTCTTATGTCATGAGAGGAATAAATAGGAGGTATCTTCCCTTCAGTAATATCAATAATCCACTTTTTTATATCAACTGAATTCTCAGTAATAATCCTGAATATCTCTTTTATTGTATCCACAACTGATTGTCCTTTTATTCAAAATTTATAATAACAAAAATTCCATAAGATTTCTAATTGTTAAGTTCAATTTTGGAATCTTTATGTTTTACGCGGTTTTCTATTAGATTTACTATTTGCCATCATTATCCTTATTTGCTTCCTCGTAGTTTTTCATCATTATCAAAGCCACAGTAGGCATTTTTTCTCACTCTCTCAGTTTCAAATAAAATTTTTTTGATACCTTCTTGCTTTAAAAAAATGTATTAGAAGAAGGAGTGGA
The sequence above is a segment of the Candidatus Schekmanbacteria bacterium genome. Coding sequences within it:
- the gshA gene encoding glutamate--cysteine ligase, translating into MKGQSVVDTIKEIFRIITENSVDIKKWIIDITEGKIPPIYSSHDIRNSGYKVSAVDANAFPAGFNNLCENSLTISSKALKEYIATYYPDAKKILLILEEHTRNPFYMENAYTLKQIIKNAGFETLCATLSDTYREAETASNKILQLHPLSVESSKVRVDDFIPDLIISNNDFSAGKPEKLLNIAQPVIPPPEMGWYRRRKSEHFKIYCNLAEDFGKKYSVDPWLISGFYDYQDEINFRKKIGFEEAGKKIDSLINKIQKKYKEYGINDKPFVFIKNNSGTYGMAVMIADSGESFVSMNRATQNKMSIGKSKITVSSVIIQEGIPTTDMLDGKVAEPLFYFIGNKPVGGFFRFHSERDKTQSLNVRGMSFAYDSLCPEETGFFSVSGKSNVTIEKIKVYEFAGILSTAAQTIELLNIQNERKK